From the Mangifera indica cultivar Alphonso chromosome 10, CATAS_Mindica_2.1, whole genome shotgun sequence genome, one window contains:
- the LOC123227616 gene encoding SKP1-like protein 1B, with the protein MSSPRKIILRSSDGEPFQVDEAVALESQTIKHMIEDDCADNGIPLPNVTSSILAKVIEYSKKHVESRLTEAANNKINHQLNSNAAAEEDLKNWDAEFVKVDQATLFDLILAANYLNIKGLLDLTCQTIAHMIKGKTPEEIRRMFNIKNDFTPDEEEEVHLG; encoded by the exons ATGTCGTCACCAAGGAAGATCATCCTCCGGAGCTCTGACGGCGAGCCGTTTCAGGTCGACGAGGCCGTGGCTCTCGAGTCTCAGACGATCAAACATATGATTGAAGATGACTGTGCTGATAACGGCATCCCGTTACCTAATGTCACCAGCAGCATCCTCGCTAAGGTTATCGAGTACAGCAAGAAGCACGTGGAGTCCAGGCTCACCGAAGCTGCCAACAATAAGATTAACCACCAACTCAACAGTAACGCTGCTGCTGAGGAAGACCTCAAGAACTGGGACGCTGAGTTCGTGAAGGTCGACCAGGCCACTCTCTTTGACCTCATTCTG GCTGCTAACTACCTGAACATCAAAGGGCTGCTAGACCTTACCTGCCAGACCATTGCACATATGATCAAGGGGAAGACACCTGAAGAGATTCGCAGGAtgttcaacataaaaaatgacTTCACCCCAGATGAGGAGGAGGAGGTCCATCTGGGGTGA